Genomic segment of Alphaproteobacteria bacterium:
CTGCCTCAATTGGGGCTGTATCCCGACCAAGGCGTTGTTGCGGTCATCGGAAATCTACCACCTGCTCCATCACCTCGATGAATTCGGCTTCGCCGCCAAAGACATCACCATCGACATGAAGAAATTGGTCAAGCGCTCGCGCACCATTGCCGGACAATTGTCCAAAGGCGTGGCCCATTTGCTCAAGAAGAACAAGGTCACGGTGTTCGACGGACGGGGACGTCTCGCCGGTAAAGGCAACGTCCATGTCGAGAAGGATGGCGATAGCGTCGCGGACCTTGCGGCCAAGCACATCATCCTCGCCACCGGTGCACGGGCCCGGACCCTGCCCGGCCTCGAGCCTGACGGCAAATTGATCTGGACTTACAAGGAAGCCATGGTTCCGGACCTGCTGCCGAAGTCGCTTCTGGTCGTCGGATCGGGTGCCATCGGCATCGAGTTCGCCAGCTTCTATCGGACGCTCGGCGCTGAAGTTACCGTGGTCGAAGTTCTCGACCGTATCCTCCCTGTCGAGGACGAGGAGATCTCGGCGCTGGCCCAAAAGGCCTTCGAGCGCCAGGGAATGAAGATCATCACCGGTGCCCAGGTCAAGGCGTTGACCAAGGGCAAGAATGATGTCACGGCGACGATCGAACGCGACGGCAAGACTGTCAATCTCGGGGTCGAGCGTGTGATTCTTGCCGTGGGTATCGCCGGAAATGTCGAGAACCTCGGACTCGAGGGAACAAAGATCGTCGTCGATCGGACGCATGTCGCGGTCAACGAATGGCTCGAAACCGGCGAGCCCGGCGTTTACGCAATCGGAGATCTGGTCGGACCGCCGTGGCTCGCGCACAAGGCCAGTCACGAGGGCGTCATTTGCGTCGAGCGGATCGCCAAGGTCGAAGGCGTGCATCCGCTCGACACGACGAACATCCCGGGCTGCACCTATTGCACGCCGCAGGTCGCCAGTGTCGGCCTGACCGAGGCGCGGGCAAAGGAAATCGGGCACAAAGTTCGCGTCGGTCGATTCCCTTACATCGGCAATGGCAAGGCGATTGCGCTCGGTGAGCCGGAGGGCTTGGTCAAGACGGTCTTCGACGCCGATAGCGGAGAATTGCTCGGAGCCCACATGATCGGCGCCGAGGTCACAGAACTGATCCAGGGCTATATGGTGGCGCGCACCCTGGAAACGACGGAGGCGGAGTTGATGCGCGCCGTCTTCCCGCACCCGACCTTGTCCGAGATGATGCATGAATCGGTGCTTGACGCGTACGGGCGCGCCATTCACTTCTAGGGGGCCAATCAGGAACGGGCCAATGGTTGCCGCCGAGAAATCCATGACAAAATCGGGCCTGCCGCGCAAACCGAAATGGATTCGC
This window contains:
- the lpdA gene encoding dihydrolipoyl dehydrogenase, whose product is MVETNFDLVVIGAGPGGYVAAIRSAQLGMKTAVVEDEHLGGICLNWGCIPTKALLRSSEIYHLLHHLDEFGFAAKDITIDMKKLVKRSRTIAGQLSKGVAHLLKKNKVTVFDGRGRLAGKGNVHVEKDGDSVADLAAKHIILATGARARTLPGLEPDGKLIWTYKEAMVPDLLPKSLLVVGSGAIGIEFASFYRTLGAEVTVVEVLDRILPVEDEEISALAQKAFERQGMKIITGAQVKALTKGKNDVTATIERDGKTVNLGVERVILAVGIAGNVENLGLEGTKIVVDRTHVAVNEWLETGEPGVYAIGDLVGPPWLAHKASHEGVICVERIAKVEGVHPLDTTNIPGCTYCTPQVASVGLTEARAKEIGHKVRVGRFPYIGNGKAIALGEPEGLVKTVFDADSGELLGAHMIGAEVTELIQGYMVARTLETTEAELMRAVFPHPTLSEMMHESVLDAYGRAIHF